One segment of Nomascus leucogenys isolate Asia chromosome 20, Asia_NLE_v1, whole genome shotgun sequence DNA contains the following:
- the LOC100599771 gene encoding GTP-binding nuclear protein Ran — protein MGCGAARALASVLCLRRNAAMAAQGEPQVQFKLVLVGDGGTGKTTFVKRHLSGEFEKKYVATLGVEVHPLVFHTNRGPIKFNVWDTAGQEKFGGLRDGYYIQAQCAIIMFDVTSRVTYKNVPNWHRDLVRVCENIPIVLCGNKVDIKDRKVKAKSIVFHRKKNLQYYDISAKSNYNFEKPFLWLARKLIGDPNLEFVAMPALAPPEVVMDPALAAQYEHDLEVAQTTALPDEDDDL, from the coding sequence ATGGGCTGCGGGGCCGCGCGAGCGCTCGCCTCCGTCCTCTGCCTCCGCAGGAACGCCGCGATGGCTGCGCAGGGAGAGCCCCAGGTCCAGTTCAAACTTGTATTGGTTGGTGATGGTGGTACTGGGAAAACGACCTTCGTGAAACGTCATTTGTCTGGTGAATTTGAGAAGAAATATGTAGCCACCTTGGGTGTTGAGGTTCATCCCTTAGTGTTCCACACCAACAGAGGACCTATTAAGTTCAATGTATGGGACACAGCCGGCCAGGAAAAATTCGGTGGACTGAGAGATGGCTATTATATCCAAGCCCAGTGTGCCATCATAATGTTTGATGTAACATCGAGAGTTACTTACAAGAATGTGCCTAACTGGCATAGAGATCTGGTACGAGTGTGTGAAAACATCCCCATTGTGTTGTGTGGCAACAAAGTGGATATTAAAGACAGGAAAGTGAAGGCAAAATCCATTGTCTTCCACCGAAAGAAGAATCTTCAGTACTACGACATTTCTGCCAAAAGTAACTACAACTTTGAAAAGCCTTTCCTCTGGCTTGCTAGGAAGCTCATTGGAGACCCTAACTTGGAATTTGTTGCCATGCCTGCTCTCGCCCCACCGGAAGTTGTCATGGACCCAGCTTTGGCAGCACAGTATGAGCACGACTTAGAGGTTGCTCAGACAACTGCTCTCCCGGACGAGGATGATGACCTGTGA